In Pseudonocardia sp. C8, one genomic interval encodes:
- a CDS encoding pyridoxamine 5'-phosphate oxidase family protein translates to MTAPHPQRRARRIAMTPEEVTAFLDAERTCRVATVGPHGPHVTPLWYVWDGAALWLTSLSRSQRWADLARDPRVAVVVDAGHDYGELRGVELRGAVEVVGEVPRTGEPHAELERVEQAFADRYTGGQVVIDGRHGWLRLRPEKITSWDFRKLPRS, encoded by the coding sequence GTGACCGCACCGCACCCGCAACGCCGCGCCCGCAGGATCGCCATGACGCCGGAGGAGGTCACCGCCTTCCTCGACGCCGAGCGCACCTGCCGGGTCGCGACCGTCGGCCCGCACGGCCCGCACGTGACCCCGCTCTGGTACGTCTGGGACGGCGCGGCGCTCTGGCTCACCTCGCTGTCCCGGTCCCAGCGCTGGGCCGACCTGGCACGCGACCCGCGGGTCGCCGTGGTCGTCGACGCCGGGCACGACTACGGCGAGCTGCGCGGCGTCGAGCTGCGCGGCGCGGTCGAGGTGGTCGGCGAGGTGCCCCGCACCGGGGAGCCGCACGCCGAGCTGGAGCGCGTCGAGCAGGCCTTCGCCGACCGCTACACCGGCGGCCAGGTCGTGATCGACGGCCGGCACGGCTGGCTGCGGCTGCGCCCGGAGAAGATCACCAGCTGGGACTTCCGGAAGCTTCCCCGCAGCTGA
- a CDS encoding acyl-CoA dehydrogenase family protein, translating into MTRNTDLARLAESIFADSYEKDATGLDPAAWQACADAGLTTLTAPDTGGTLDDAAVLLEAAGAWAARVPLAETDLLGGWLARAAGLEVPDGPLTAVATRVPGGDPSPGTPGGVLTSDGPAVSGTLPRVPWGRSLAAVVVLDADRVLVLDPATAAVTEGANLAEEPRDTLAFSGTAPLATGTAPAGAGAELALRAALARALLLAGAARGALARSIGYAGERRQFGRPIGKFQAVQQMLAEAGAEVAAAAAASAAAARTAQAAGFAAPETLFAVAAAKARCGEAATVVARIAHQVHGAIGFTREHDLRLVTTRLWAWRDEDGNEAHWNDRVGALALDAGADGLWPLVTGRP; encoded by the coding sequence ATGACCCGCAACACCGACCTGGCCCGCCTCGCGGAGTCGATCTTCGCGGACTCCTACGAGAAGGACGCCACCGGGCTCGACCCGGCCGCCTGGCAGGCCTGCGCCGACGCCGGGCTGACCACGCTCACCGCGCCGGACACCGGCGGGACCCTCGACGACGCGGCCGTGCTGCTGGAGGCGGCGGGCGCCTGGGCGGCCCGGGTGCCGCTGGCCGAGACCGACCTGCTCGGCGGGTGGCTCGCCCGGGCCGCGGGCCTCGAGGTGCCGGACGGGCCGCTCACCGCCGTGGCGACCCGCGTCCCGGGTGGCGACCCGTCGCCCGGGACACCCGGCGGGGTGCTGACCAGCGACGGCCCCGCCGTGTCGGGGACGCTGCCCCGGGTGCCGTGGGGGCGGTCGCTGGCGGCCGTCGTCGTCCTCGACGCCGACCGGGTGCTCGTGCTCGACCCGGCCACCGCCGCGGTCACCGAGGGCGCCAACCTGGCCGAGGAACCGCGGGACACCCTGGCCTTCTCCGGCACGGCCCCGCTCGCGACCGGCACCGCTCCGGCCGGTGCCGGTGCCGAGCTCGCGCTGCGGGCCGCACTGGCCCGGGCGCTGCTGCTGGCCGGGGCGGCCCGCGGGGCGCTGGCCCGCTCGATCGGCTACGCCGGCGAGCGGCGACAGTTCGGCCGCCCGATCGGGAAGTTCCAGGCCGTGCAGCAGATGCTGGCCGAGGCCGGAGCGGAGGTCGCGGCCGCGGCGGCCGCCTCCGCCGCGGCGGCCCGGACCGCGCAGGCCGCCGGGTTCGCCGCCCCGGAGACGCTGTTCGCCGTCGCCGCGGCCAAGGCCCGGTGCGGGGAGGCGGCCACGGTGGTGGCCCGGATCGCCCACCAGGTGCACGGCGCGATCGGCTTCACCCGCGAGCACGACCTGCGGCTGGTCACCACCCGGCTGTGGGCCTGGCGCGACGAGGACGGCAACGAAGCCCACTGGAACGACCGGGTCGGGGCGCTGGCCCTCGACGCCGGCGCGGACGGCCTCTGGCCGCTGGTGACCGGCCGGCCCTGA
- a CDS encoding acyl-CoA dehydrogenase family protein: protein MRLPELVPDPVELPAHLAELRAEVRSFLDAERAAGAWTPRADVWLSGWDPGFSRRLGERGWLGMTIPVEYGGHGRSALERYVVTEELLAAGAPVAAHWIADRQIGPSLLRFGTEEQRTAFLPGIARGEIYFGIGMSEPDSGSDLASVRTRAERVDGGWELTGTKVWTSGAHRAHAFFALVRTSPPDEANRHAGLSQLLVELDRPGIEIRPIPLLTGAHHFNEVRFDRVFIPDSRVFGEIGHGWAQVTGELAFERSGPERFLSTYPLLAALVGELTAQDGVDAGTRRRIGALVTRVWTLRNMSLAVAGALESGAAPELAAALVKDLGTRYENEIIDAARLLCAVPPDPGAEGGFARLLADSVLHAPGFTLRGGTNEVLRGIVARGMGLR, encoded by the coding sequence ATGAGACTCCCCGAACTCGTCCCCGACCCCGTCGAGCTGCCCGCGCACCTGGCGGAGCTGCGGGCCGAGGTGCGGTCCTTCCTGGACGCCGAGCGGGCGGCCGGGGCGTGGACACCCCGCGCCGACGTGTGGCTGTCCGGCTGGGACCCCGGGTTCTCCCGGCGGCTCGGCGAACGCGGCTGGCTGGGCATGACGATCCCGGTCGAGTACGGCGGGCACGGGCGCTCCGCCCTGGAGCGGTACGTGGTGACCGAGGAGCTCCTGGCGGCCGGGGCGCCGGTGGCGGCGCACTGGATCGCCGACCGGCAGATCGGGCCGTCGCTGCTGCGGTTCGGCACCGAGGAGCAGCGCACGGCGTTCCTGCCCGGCATCGCCCGCGGCGAGATCTACTTCGGCATCGGGATGTCCGAACCGGACTCCGGCTCGGACCTGGCGTCGGTGCGGACCCGGGCCGAGCGGGTCGACGGCGGCTGGGAGCTGACCGGCACCAAGGTGTGGACGTCCGGGGCGCACCGCGCGCACGCGTTCTTCGCACTGGTGCGGACCTCCCCGCCGGACGAGGCGAACCGGCACGCGGGGCTGTCCCAGCTGCTCGTCGAGCTCGACCGGCCGGGCATCGAGATCCGGCCGATCCCGCTGCTCACCGGGGCGCACCACTTCAACGAGGTGCGGTTCGACCGGGTGTTCATCCCCGACTCGCGGGTGTTCGGCGAGATCGGGCACGGCTGGGCCCAGGTCACCGGGGAGCTGGCGTTCGAGCGGTCCGGCCCGGAACGGTTCCTGTCGACCTACCCGCTGCTGGCCGCGCTGGTCGGCGAGCTGACCGCGCAGGACGGCGTGGACGCCGGCACCCGGCGGCGGATCGGCGCGCTGGTCACGCGGGTGTGGACGCTGCGGAACATGTCGCTCGCGGTCGCCGGCGCGCTGGAGTCCGGCGCGGCCCCGGAACTGGCCGCCGCCCTGGTCAAGGACCTCGGCACCCGCTACGAGAACGAGATCATCGACGCGGCCCGGTTGCTGTGCGCGGTGCCACCGGACCCCGGCGCGGAGGGCGGGTTCGCCCGCCTGCTGGCCGACTCCGTCCTGCACGCACCCGGTTTCACGCTGCGCGGCGGCACGAACGAGGTCCTGCGCGGCATCGTCGCGCGGGGGATGGGACTGCGCTGA
- a CDS encoding NAD-dependent succinate-semialdehyde dehydrogenase, which produces MTTNADERRVLEAVPTGLFIGGTWRPAEGGATAKVEDPATGEILTEVADASPQDGMDALAAAHAAQPEIAALPPRTRSEILYRAYQLLHERADDLALLMTLEMGKPVAEAKGEVVYASEFLRWFAEEAVRIDGGYQVAPNGQTRFLTIRQPVGVCVFVTPWNFPLAMGTRKIAPAVAAGCASVIKPAQQTPLTMLAFAQVLADAGLPGGALNVITATDAGGVMEPVIRDGRARKISFTGSTPVGRKLLEQAADKVLRSSLELGGNASFLVLDDADVDAAVEGAMVAKMRNMGEACTAANRFYVQRGVAEEFTSRLAERMGSLKVGRGTEEGVNVGPLIDAKGRDKVTDLVADAVANGASVALGGRAQDGPGYFYPPTVLTDVPANSRLNHEEIFGPVAPITVVDTADDALAAANATEYGLVNYVYTRDLNRALHIAENLESGMIGLNTGLVSNPAAPFGGVKQSGLGREGGTVGIDEFLETKYVAIGYAG; this is translated from the coding sequence ATGACCACGAATGCTGACGAGCGCAGGGTCCTGGAGGCCGTCCCGACCGGGCTGTTCATCGGCGGGACGTGGCGACCGGCGGAGGGCGGCGCGACCGCGAAGGTGGAGGACCCGGCCACCGGCGAGATCCTGACCGAGGTCGCCGACGCCTCCCCGCAGGACGGGATGGACGCCCTCGCCGCGGCGCACGCGGCGCAGCCGGAGATCGCCGCGCTGCCGCCGCGGACCCGCAGCGAGATCCTCTACCGGGCCTACCAGCTGCTGCACGAGCGGGCCGACGACCTCGCGCTGCTGATGACCCTGGAGATGGGCAAGCCGGTCGCCGAGGCCAAGGGCGAGGTCGTCTACGCCAGCGAGTTCCTCCGCTGGTTCGCCGAGGAGGCGGTCCGGATCGACGGCGGCTACCAGGTCGCCCCGAACGGCCAGACCCGCTTCCTCACGATCCGCCAGCCGGTCGGCGTGTGCGTGTTCGTGACCCCGTGGAACTTCCCCCTCGCCATGGGCACCCGCAAGATCGCGCCCGCGGTCGCGGCCGGCTGCGCCTCGGTGATCAAGCCGGCGCAGCAGACCCCGCTGACGATGCTGGCCTTCGCCCAGGTCCTCGCGGACGCCGGGCTGCCCGGCGGCGCGCTGAACGTGATCACCGCGACCGACGCGGGCGGCGTCATGGAGCCGGTCATCCGGGACGGCCGGGCCCGCAAGATCTCGTTCACCGGGTCCACCCCGGTCGGCCGGAAGCTCCTGGAGCAGGCCGCGGACAAGGTCCTGCGGAGCTCGCTGGAGCTGGGCGGGAACGCGTCGTTCCTGGTGCTCGACGACGCCGACGTCGACGCCGCGGTCGAGGGTGCCATGGTCGCCAAGATGCGCAACATGGGCGAGGCCTGCACGGCCGCGAACCGGTTCTACGTCCAGCGCGGCGTCGCCGAGGAGTTCACCTCCCGGCTCGCCGAGCGGATGGGGTCCCTGAAGGTGGGCCGCGGCACCGAGGAGGGCGTCAACGTCGGCCCGCTGATCGACGCCAAGGGCCGGGACAAGGTCACCGACCTGGTCGCCGACGCCGTCGCCAACGGGGCGAGCGTGGCCCTCGGCGGCCGCGCGCAGGACGGGCCCGGCTACTTCTACCCGCCGACCGTGCTCACCGACGTCCCGGCGAACTCGCGGCTCAACCACGAGGAGATCTTCGGGCCGGTCGCGCCGATCACCGTCGTCGACACCGCCGACGACGCGCTCGCCGCGGCCAACGCCACCGAGTACGGGCTGGTCAACTACGTCTACACCCGCGACCTGAACCGGGCGCTGCACATCGCCGAGAACCTGGAGAGCGGCATGATCGGGCTCAACACCGGCCTGGTGTCGAACCCGGCCGCCCCGTTCGGCGGGGTGAAGCAGTCCGGCCTGGGCCGCGAGGGCGGCACGGTCGGGATCGACGAGTTCCTCGAGACCAAGTACGTGGCGATCGGCTACGCCGGCTGA
- a CDS encoding lipopolysaccharide biosynthesis protein, translated as MRPVGSAHTPRDAGDPGPGPAPVPPPAADPEAPTQRLEAARARARSRELAEQRTEYLPAVGLRGPGENPPSGENPPPGHGRNGGIGDGLALSLCSAFGSVAGLLGVLIAARLMPQAEVGRASEFQSAFMLIGGIAQLNLGVGLMRWLPGAGRKSVRLVFASLLLIMPLAGLVGLVYGVLVPSIAETAGGGRSFGLGLLVLVLTCAGWGVFVVHDFVMVAIGRPWVAVWRNGTFAVVRIVLLLALGGALASEALVLSWAIPVVLWVAAGTAMLWYMTRRFAARGGEGVVPTRAEAAAFLAPTALAQAGNALLYNQVPLFANLRMGNEVGAVFFICWQAVTVVDMAATFFTNSLAVQTAREPHRAEELARLARRRMLLLFVPLLGLGALLGYPVLSLLGEGYAAGAPALAVLMVGLLFRLIVVFELARRQADGDGMGYAKIQLANTGLVVLFAWLVPLPALGSTSVSMMMMPLVLGYVGAQLLCALALRYLPAWNRRNTSEVKS; from the coding sequence GTGAGGCCGGTCGGGTCGGCGCACACCCCGCGTGACGCGGGCGACCCCGGTCCCGGCCCCGCTCCCGTCCCGCCGCCGGCCGCCGACCCGGAGGCACCCACCCAGCGGCTGGAGGCCGCCCGGGCCCGGGCCCGCTCCCGGGAGCTCGCCGAGCAGCGCACCGAGTACCTGCCGGCGGTCGGCCTGCGCGGCCCGGGGGAGAACCCCCCGTCCGGGGAGAACCCGCCGCCCGGCCACGGCCGCAACGGCGGGATCGGCGACGGCCTCGCCCTGTCGCTGTGCTCGGCGTTCGGCTCGGTGGCCGGCCTGCTCGGGGTCCTGATCGCGGCCCGGCTCATGCCGCAGGCCGAGGTCGGCCGGGCCTCGGAGTTCCAGTCGGCGTTCATGCTGATCGGCGGGATCGCCCAGCTGAACCTCGGCGTCGGCCTCATGCGCTGGCTGCCCGGCGCGGGGCGGAAGTCGGTCCGGCTGGTCTTCGCCTCGCTGCTGCTGATCATGCCGCTGGCCGGGCTGGTGGGCCTGGTCTACGGCGTGCTCGTCCCGAGCATCGCCGAGACCGCGGGCGGCGGCCGCTCGTTCGGCCTCGGGCTGCTCGTGCTGGTGCTGACCTGCGCCGGCTGGGGCGTGTTCGTGGTGCACGACTTCGTCATGGTCGCCATCGGGCGGCCGTGGGTGGCGGTGTGGCGCAACGGGACGTTCGCCGTCGTCCGGATCGTGCTGCTGCTGGCCCTCGGCGGTGCGCTGGCCTCCGAGGCGCTGGTGCTGTCCTGGGCGATCCCGGTCGTGCTGTGGGTCGCCGCGGGCACCGCGATGCTCTGGTACATGACGCGGCGCTTCGCCGCCCGCGGCGGCGAGGGCGTCGTCCCCACCCGCGCGGAGGCCGCCGCGTTCCTCGCGCCGACCGCGCTCGCCCAGGCCGGCAACGCGCTGCTCTACAACCAGGTGCCGCTGTTCGCGAACCTGCGGATGGGCAACGAGGTCGGCGCGGTCTTCTTCATCTGCTGGCAGGCGGTGACCGTCGTCGACATGGCCGCGACGTTCTTCACGAACTCGCTGGCCGTGCAGACGGCCCGGGAACCGCACCGCGCCGAGGAGCTGGCCCGGCTCGCGCGGCGGCGGATGCTGCTGCTGTTCGTGCCGCTGCTCGGGCTCGGCGCCCTGCTGGGCTACCCGGTGCTGTCGCTGCTCGGTGAGGGCTACGCCGCCGGCGCCCCCGCGCTGGCGGTCCTGATGGTCGGGCTGCTGTTCCGCCTGATCGTCGTGTTCGAGCTGGCCCGCCGCCAGGCCGACGGCGACGGGATGGGCTACGCGAAGATCCAGCTGGCGAACACCGGGCTGGTCGTGCTCTTCGCCTGGCTGGTCCCGCTGCCCGCGCTGGGGAGCACGTCGGTCAGCATGATGATGATGCCGCTCGTCCTCGGCTACGTCGGGGCGCAGCTGCTCTGCGCGCTGGCCCTGCGGTATCTCCCGGCGTGGAACCGCCGGAACACCTCGGAGGTGAAGTCGTGA
- a CDS encoding glycosyltransferase family 2 protein: MPTRNEARNLEVVLPAVAAVRPAVHEVLVVDGNSTDGTVETARRVLPDVRIVRQTRKGKGNAMACGFAAATGDVLVMFDADGSADPQEIPRFVQALVDGADFAKGSRFTKGGGSEDITLLRKSGNAGLNLVANTLFGTRYTDLCYGYNAFWADILPLLDLPPVDLPPHPDDGMYWGDGFEIETVLNCRVAAAGLTITEVPSVERERMFGETNLRTFADGTRVLRTLAAERRRAGRDDHAPAAAPPVVASAPPVAPPERPRPAPQPVGVEAATLPPHLGVRSDRSRVRYAWGEEAS, encoded by the coding sequence GTGCCGACGCGTAACGAAGCACGCAACCTCGAGGTCGTCCTACCGGCCGTGGCCGCCGTGCGACCGGCCGTCCACGAGGTGCTCGTCGTCGACGGCAACTCGACCGACGGCACCGTCGAGACCGCCCGGCGCGTGCTCCCGGACGTGCGGATCGTGCGTCAGACCCGCAAGGGCAAGGGCAACGCGATGGCCTGCGGGTTCGCCGCCGCCACCGGCGACGTGCTGGTGATGTTCGACGCCGACGGCTCGGCCGACCCGCAGGAGATCCCGCGGTTCGTGCAGGCGCTGGTCGACGGCGCCGACTTCGCCAAGGGCAGCCGCTTCACCAAGGGGGGCGGCAGCGAGGACATCACGCTGCTGCGCAAGAGCGGCAACGCCGGGCTGAACCTGGTCGCGAACACGCTGTTCGGCACCCGCTACACCGACCTGTGCTACGGCTACAACGCGTTCTGGGCGGACATCCTGCCGCTGCTGGACCTGCCGCCGGTCGACCTGCCCCCGCACCCGGACGACGGGATGTACTGGGGCGACGGGTTCGAGATCGAGACCGTGCTGAACTGCCGGGTCGCCGCCGCCGGGCTCACCATCACCGAGGTCCCCTCGGTGGAGCGCGAGCGCATGTTCGGCGAGACCAACCTGCGGACCTTCGCCGACGGCACCCGCGTGCTGCGCACCCTGGCCGCCGAGCGGCGCCGGGCCGGCCGGGACGACCACGCACCGGCCGCGGCACCGCCCGTCGTCGCGAGCGCCCCGCCCGTCGCGCCGCCGGAGCGGCCGCGGCCCGCCCCGCAGCCGGTGGGCGTGGAGGCCGCGACCCTGCCGCCGCACCTCGGTGTACGGTCCGACCGGTCCCGCGTGCGGTACGCCTGGGGCGAAGAGGCATCCTGA
- a CDS encoding glycosyltransferase: MRPGGFLPSVSVCIPVYNGETYLAETIRSVLEQTWWDFELVILENNSSDASAEIAASFRDPRIRLERNRATLSQGDNWNRAVQLCRAPLVKLVCADDLLHPRCLELQVPPMRDDPSLALVASRRHMIDEQSRVLVPRRGLGGGLVGLHSGSEVARRVIRNGANPIGEPGNVLFRQEQFVTAGGWRPDRRFIMDLDLWMRLLQYGDFLGLPETLAAFRIGRGSVSAEFEQQISDEQQLLLDELGGSGAFDVRPLDVRIGRVALPLGRARRKALFKVSRLAARKDDRLKAEQDEAAPAQ, encoded by the coding sequence ATGAGGCCCGGCGGCTTCCTGCCCAGCGTGTCCGTCTGCATCCCGGTCTACAACGGGGAGACCTATCTCGCCGAGACCATCCGCAGCGTCCTGGAGCAGACCTGGTGGGACTTCGAGCTGGTCATCCTGGAGAACAACAGCTCCGACGCGAGTGCCGAGATCGCCGCCTCGTTCCGCGACCCGCGGATCCGGCTGGAGCGCAACCGCGCGACCCTGTCGCAGGGTGACAACTGGAACCGTGCCGTGCAGCTGTGCCGCGCACCGCTGGTCAAGCTGGTGTGCGCCGACGACCTGCTGCACCCCCGCTGCCTGGAGCTGCAGGTCCCGCCGATGCGCGACGACCCGTCGCTGGCGCTGGTCGCCTCCCGCCGGCACATGATCGACGAGCAGAGCCGGGTCCTGGTGCCGCGCCGCGGGCTGGGCGGCGGGCTGGTCGGGCTGCACTCGGGCAGCGAGGTGGCCCGCCGGGTCATCCGCAACGGCGCGAACCCGATCGGCGAGCCGGGCAACGTGCTGTTCCGCCAGGAGCAGTTCGTGACCGCGGGCGGCTGGCGGCCGGATCGCCGGTTCATCATGGACCTCGACCTGTGGATGCGGCTGCTGCAGTACGGCGACTTCCTCGGCCTCCCGGAGACCCTCGCGGCGTTCCGGATCGGTCGCGGCTCGGTGTCGGCGGAGTTCGAGCAGCAGATCTCCGACGAGCAGCAGCTGCTGCTCGACGAGCTCGGCGGGTCGGGCGCCTTCGACGTGCGGCCGCTCGACGTGCGGATCGGCCGGGTCGCCCTGCCGCTCGGCCGCGCCCGCCGCAAGGCGCTGTTCAAGGTCTCCCGCCTCGCCGCCCGCAAGGACGACCGGCTGAAGGCGGAGCAGGACGAGGCCGCCCCTGCCCAGTAG
- a CDS encoding energy-coupling factor ABC transporter permease, producing the protein MQTHAVAMHMSDGLVNGSTALLFAAVAVVALAVAVRRARADLDDRTAPMAGLVTAFVFAVQMINFPILPGASGHLLGGALVAILVGPWVGMISIAIVLVVQALLFADGGITALGLNITNMAVFGVLAGWLVARGLRRFATRSRGGLVAVAFVSALVNTVVAAMGFVAEYALGGAGGAGLGTVFALMGGLHLLIGVGEGVITAATVGAVVATRPDLVHLLKGTGTPLPRRSAEETAR; encoded by the coding sequence ATGCAGACCCATGCGGTCGCCATGCACATGAGCGACGGGTTGGTGAACGGATCGACGGCGCTGCTGTTCGCCGCGGTGGCGGTGGTCGCGCTCGCCGTCGCCGTCCGGCGGGCACGGGCCGATCTCGACGACCGCACGGCCCCGATGGCCGGCCTGGTCACGGCGTTCGTGTTCGCCGTCCAGATGATCAACTTTCCGATCCTGCCCGGTGCCAGCGGCCACCTGCTCGGTGGTGCGCTCGTGGCGATCCTGGTGGGGCCGTGGGTCGGGATGATCTCCATCGCGATCGTCCTGGTCGTGCAGGCGCTGCTGTTCGCCGACGGCGGCATCACCGCGCTCGGCCTCAACATCACCAACATGGCCGTGTTCGGCGTGCTGGCCGGGTGGCTGGTGGCCCGCGGGCTGCGCCGGTTCGCCACCCGTTCCCGCGGCGGCCTGGTGGCGGTCGCCTTCGTCTCGGCGCTGGTCAACACGGTCGTCGCCGCGATGGGCTTCGTCGCCGAGTACGCGCTGGGCGGGGCCGGCGGGGCCGGGCTCGGCACCGTGTTCGCCCTGATGGGCGGCCTGCACCTGCTGATCGGCGTCGGCGAGGGTGTGATCACCGCCGCCACCGTCGGCGCGGTGGTCGCCACCCGGCCCGACCTCGTCCACCTGCTGAAGGGGACCGGCACACCGCTGCCCCGCCGCTCCGCCGAGGAGACCGCCCGATGA
- a CDS encoding PDGLE domain-containing protein: protein MTAPSTRRPALFFGGFLVVALLVAGLLSALASPEPDGLDSVALHGCTVVETPDGAEHLEGTCIAQHEAEHPLSSGPMADYTVGGAEGTTGVAGVTGVIVTVVVAGGVFLLLRRRSG, encoded by the coding sequence ATGACCGCACCGTCCACGCGCCGGCCGGCGCTGTTCTTCGGCGGCTTCCTGGTCGTGGCGCTGCTGGTCGCCGGCCTGCTGTCCGCACTGGCCTCACCCGAGCCGGACGGGCTGGACTCGGTCGCGCTCCACGGCTGCACGGTCGTCGAGACCCCGGACGGCGCGGAACACCTCGAGGGCACCTGCATCGCGCAGCACGAGGCCGAGCACCCCCTGTCGTCCGGGCCGATGGCCGACTACACCGTCGGCGGGGCCGAGGGCACCACCGGCGTCGCCGGCGTCACCGGGGTGATCGTGACGGTCGTCGTCGCGGGTGGGGTGTTCCTGCTGCTCCGCCGCCGCTCCGGATGA
- the cbiQ gene encoding cobalt ECF transporter T component CbiQ, whose protein sequence is MDLRLPPEVKIVSALVVVVCVVATPREAFGVFGGFALLLAAVWAVARIRPGWILRRSVIELPFVVLAVLLPLTGPPPTVDVLGWTLSQPGLLGAWNILVKGTLGVLVSLTLTATTPVRELLVGLQRLRAPEIVTTIATLMLRYADVITAEARRMRLSRISRGHDPRFLWQAAATARGVGALFVRAYERGERVHLAMLSRGWTGAMPPSADDPTTPRQWLTGLAPAAVAVVLAASAWMPA, encoded by the coding sequence ATGGACCTGCGGCTCCCGCCCGAGGTGAAGATCGTCTCGGCGCTCGTGGTCGTGGTGTGCGTGGTCGCCACGCCCCGCGAGGCGTTCGGCGTGTTCGGCGGGTTCGCCCTGCTGCTGGCCGCCGTGTGGGCGGTCGCGCGGATCCGGCCCGGCTGGATCCTGCGGCGGTCGGTGATCGAGCTGCCGTTCGTGGTGCTGGCCGTGCTGCTGCCGCTGACCGGGCCGCCGCCCACCGTCGACGTGCTCGGGTGGACGCTGTCGCAGCCCGGGCTGCTCGGGGCGTGGAACATCCTGGTCAAGGGCACCCTCGGGGTGCTGGTCTCGCTCACCCTCACCGCGACCACACCGGTCCGGGAACTGCTCGTGGGCCTGCAGCGGCTGCGCGCCCCGGAGATCGTCACCACGATCGCCACCCTGATGCTGCGCTACGCCGACGTGATCACCGCCGAGGCCCGGCGGATGCGGCTGTCCCGGATCTCCCGCGGGCACGACCCGCGGTTCCTGTGGCAGGCCGCGGCGACCGCCCGCGGGGTCGGGGCCCTGTTCGTGCGGGCCTACGAGCGCGGCGAGCGGGTGCACCTCGCGATGCTGTCCCGCGGCTGGACCGGAGCGATGCCGCCGTCCGCCGACGACCCGACGACCCCCCGGCAGTGGCTGACCGGGCTGGCCCCGGCGGCCGTCGCGGTGGTGCTCGCCGCATCGGCGTGGATGCCGGCGTGA
- a CDS encoding energy-coupling factor ABC transporter ATP-binding protein has translation MSAPSLRLRDLAFAYPDGHQALHGVDLTVAAGERVALLGPNGAGKTTLVLHLNGILTGEGSVEIGGLPVAREHLQEIRRRVGIVFQDPDDQLFMPTVGEDVAFGPANFGLRGAELRERVRRALHAVGMADHADRSPLHLSGGQRRRVALATVLACDPEILVLDEPSSNLDPVARRELAEVLLGLDVTMLMVTHDLPYALQLCPRSVVLDGGVVAADGPTRELLADDELLARHRLELPFGFVLA, from the coding sequence GTGAGCGCCCCGTCGCTGCGGCTGCGCGACCTCGCGTTCGCCTACCCGGACGGCCACCAGGCGCTGCACGGCGTCGACCTCACCGTCGCGGCGGGCGAGCGGGTCGCGCTGCTCGGCCCGAACGGCGCCGGCAAGACCACCCTCGTGCTGCACCTCAACGGGATCCTCACCGGCGAGGGCTCGGTGGAGATCGGCGGCCTTCCGGTGGCGCGGGAGCACCTGCAGGAGATCCGCCGCCGGGTCGGGATCGTCTTCCAGGACCCCGACGACCAGCTGTTCATGCCCACCGTCGGCGAGGACGTCGCGTTCGGGCCGGCCAACTTCGGCCTGCGCGGCGCGGAGCTGCGCGAGCGGGTGCGGCGGGCGCTGCACGCGGTCGGGATGGCCGACCACGCCGACCGCTCCCCGCTGCACCTGTCCGGTGGCCAGCGGCGGCGTGTCGCGCTGGCCACCGTGCTGGCCTGCGACCCGGAGATCCTGGTGCTCGACGAGCCGTCGTCGAACCTCGACCCGGTGGCCCGTCGGGAGCTGGCCGAGGTGCTGCTCGGGCTCGACGTGACGATGCTGATGGTCACCCACGACCTGCCGTACGCCCTGCAGCTGTGCCCGCGCAGCGTCGTCCTGGACGGCGGGGTGGTCGCCGCCGACGGGCCGACCCGCGAGCTGCTCGCCGACGACGAACTCCTGGCCCGGCACCGGCTCGAGCTGCCCTTCGGGTTCGTGCTCGCCTGA